The Sandaracinaceae bacterium genome includes a window with the following:
- a CDS encoding glycosyltransferase — MIDLLVLLVSVGLTLAAAALVASWRALRPRGDDGPEPEALPAIVVVRPIRGLDPGLPVNLRVALEQRYPGEMETIFVLDDARDPAYPLVRRAVEAHMERPARPDPATRSTSAHVVLAGPRSSGRTGKLHAMIEGLRAARADAPLVAFADSDTRPPATLLAKLAHAVTRDPEVGAAFAPAVSVAPPSTAGDVGYGLLLDGLYGPQAAITMAQEGSLPFIMGQTMVLRRRALEAAGGLRASTGQLVDDMHIGAGITRAGYRNVLVPNRLPIWSEGLSWRAFHSLALRWMIYGRTGVPMWPFNAPTIAYLGAFHLAGLAAIAALLSGAHASAAFFAAASLAVPAALGVVRRLQGAAPVPWRLAWALPLTLALAPLAFLRAQLARSVEWRGRRYRLSPDGRLQSRFDGGPTSVTSLSVPSLPPE, encoded by the coding sequence ATGATCGATCTGCTCGTCCTCCTCGTGTCCGTCGGACTCACCCTCGCTGCGGCCGCGCTCGTCGCGAGCTGGCGCGCATTGCGCCCTCGCGGAGACGACGGGCCGGAGCCCGAGGCGCTCCCGGCCATCGTCGTGGTGCGCCCGATCCGCGGCCTGGATCCCGGCCTGCCAGTCAACCTGCGCGTGGCGCTCGAGCAGCGCTATCCGGGTGAGATGGAGACGATCTTCGTGCTCGACGACGCGCGCGACCCCGCGTATCCGCTCGTGCGCCGCGCCGTGGAGGCGCACATGGAGCGCCCGGCGCGACCCGACCCGGCCACTCGCTCCACCTCGGCCCACGTCGTCCTGGCGGGTCCGCGGTCCTCGGGGCGCACCGGCAAGCTGCATGCGATGATCGAAGGGCTGCGCGCCGCGCGCGCGGACGCGCCCCTCGTCGCCTTCGCGGACTCGGACACGCGCCCCCCGGCCACCCTCCTCGCGAAGCTCGCTCACGCGGTCACGCGGGATCCCGAGGTCGGTGCCGCGTTCGCCCCGGCCGTGAGCGTCGCGCCGCCGAGCACCGCAGGTGACGTCGGCTACGGTCTCCTGCTCGATGGTCTCTACGGACCTCAGGCCGCCATCACGATGGCGCAAGAGGGATCGCTTCCGTTCATCATGGGGCAGACCATGGTCCTCAGACGACGCGCTCTCGAGGCAGCGGGCGGCCTGCGCGCCTCCACGGGGCAGCTCGTCGACGACATGCACATCGGCGCGGGGATCACCCGGGCGGGCTATCGCAATGTACTGGTCCCGAATCGGCTGCCGATCTGGAGTGAGGGCCTGTCCTGGCGGGCGTTCCACTCGCTCGCCCTCCGCTGGATGATCTACGGACGCACGGGCGTGCCGATGTGGCCCTTCAACGCACCGACGATCGCCTACCTGGGCGCTTTCCATCTCGCCGGGCTCGCAGCGATCGCCGCGCTGCTGAGCGGGGCCCATGCATCGGCCGCGTTCTTCGCGGCGGCCTCGCTCGCGGTGCCTGCGGCGCTCGGTGTCGTCCGTCGCCTTCAAGGCGCCGCGCCCGTCCCCTGGCGACTCGCTTGGGCGCTCCCCCTCACCCTCGCGCTCGCGCCCCTGGCGTTCCTTCGCGCCCAGCTGGCGAGGAGCGTCGAGTGGCGAGGGCGGCGCTATCGCCTGAGCCCGGATGGCCGCCTCCAGTCCCGGTTCGACGGAGGGCCGACGAGCGTCACCAGTCTCTCGGTGCCGTCGCTACCGCCCGAATAG